One segment of Candidatus Omnitrophota bacterium DNA contains the following:
- a CDS encoding TonB-dependent receptor, producing MALVLPWWWASESAAEKTPRLEEVRVQAEELQSSQPFLPDVAGTSLYAGKKTAVIDLKAQPTIINNNYRQALEKTPGLLLSEETTPLLSIGYRGLAPDRVQFMQVLKDGMPIQAEIFGYPEVYYTPPFQSIDRIEFIQGGASLLYGPQPGGALNFITKPPAADTPLAIYSENSFGTDELFSHYTTLTGMVKPLGFRGYVHERETNGFRETNSDVEVLGGGVTATYGQTTDSRLALSFDEYREEHGEPGGLTKTVADSEGRDRTTRFNDRFRLERAYGTLRYERSMGERTELDLRIFGGHYRRWSKRQNGGGFGTAPTGTTNAIQEQDFYTFGMEPRFRHSYDAFGQLGHAFTVGLLSYFSDSPREDQTGATPAAETGALTNKSDRQMQYLSLFAEHLFRLGSLSVTPGVRLEHIWQHVKEQANTSKTHVALGDADEFDFVPLFGVGAGYDLTPETRLYSNFSQGYRPKLFTQAVPTGATQVVSGDLAEGKSWTFDVGMRGRYAQALTWDMSYFLLRFNDQIGTSGNTVANVGNALHQGVELAVDADLIGWYGTLRPFFNLMLLDAKFTKGPQQGKTPQYAPQYTMRFGVEYAFKDRVKARLGSAFVDDHFGDDGNTANQTIPSYKVWDLTGEIRLYKEYVSLVGGINNLFDERYYARVTSGGIDPAYERNIYGGVRVGFAF from the coding sequence TTGGCGCTGGTATTGCCCTGGTGGTGGGCGTCGGAATCCGCTGCGGAAAAGACGCCTCGCCTGGAAGAGGTGAGAGTCCAAGCCGAGGAACTTCAGAGCAGCCAACCCTTCTTGCCCGACGTCGCCGGCACTTCCCTCTACGCTGGAAAGAAAACCGCGGTGATCGACTTGAAGGCTCAGCCGACGATCATCAACAACAACTACCGGCAGGCCTTGGAGAAAACGCCTGGATTGCTGCTGAGTGAAGAAACCACCCCGCTGCTGAGCATCGGCTATCGCGGCCTGGCCCCGGATCGGGTGCAGTTTATGCAAGTACTCAAAGACGGGATGCCGATTCAGGCGGAAATCTTCGGCTACCCTGAAGTGTATTACACCCCGCCTTTTCAGAGTATCGACCGGATCGAGTTCATCCAGGGGGGGGCCTCATTGCTGTACGGGCCGCAACCAGGCGGAGCGCTGAATTTTATCACCAAGCCGCCGGCGGCCGATACCCCGTTGGCTATCTACAGCGAAAACAGCTTTGGGACCGATGAGTTGTTTTCGCACTACACCACGCTGACCGGCATGGTCAAGCCGCTAGGCTTCCGCGGCTATGTCCATGAACGAGAAACGAACGGCTTTCGCGAAACGAACAGCGACGTGGAGGTCTTGGGCGGCGGTGTGACGGCGACCTACGGACAGACGACGGACTCCAGGCTCGCCCTCTCTTTTGACGAGTATCGCGAAGAGCATGGCGAGCCGGGGGGGCTGACGAAAACCGTGGCGGATAGCGAAGGGCGCGACCGGACCACGCGATTCAATGACCGATTTCGTCTTGAACGCGCCTATGGCACCTTGCGCTATGAGCGATCGATGGGAGAGCGCACCGAGCTGGATCTTCGGATCTTCGGCGGGCATTATCGACGCTGGAGCAAACGCCAGAACGGCGGCGGGTTTGGCACGGCGCCGACAGGGACCACCAACGCCATCCAAGAGCAAGATTTCTACACGTTTGGCATGGAGCCGCGATTCCGGCACAGCTACGACGCCTTTGGGCAGCTGGGACACGCCTTCACCGTGGGGCTGCTGTCGTATTTTTCTGACTCGCCACGCGAAGATCAAACTGGCGCGACCCCGGCGGCAGAAACCGGCGCGTTGACCAACAAAAGCGATCGGCAGATGCAGTACCTGTCGCTCTTTGCCGAGCACCTCTTCCGTCTAGGATCGCTGTCGGTCACCCCGGGGGTGCGGCTGGAGCATATCTGGCAGCATGTGAAAGAGCAGGCGAATACGAGCAAGACACATGTGGCGCTGGGCGATGCGGATGAGTTTGATTTCGTGCCGCTGTTTGGCGTTGGGGCGGGCTACGATCTCACACCTGAAACGCGGCTGTATAGCAATTTCTCCCAAGGGTATCGGCCGAAGCTCTTTACTCAGGCGGTCCCGACCGGAGCGACCCAAGTGGTGAGCGGCGACCTGGCGGAGGGGAAGAGTTGGACTTTCGATGTCGGGATGCGGGGCCGGTATGCGCAAGCCCTCACCTGGGATATGAGCTATTTTCTGTTGCGATTCAATGATCAGATTGGCACCTCCGGCAACACGGTGGCGAATGTCGGGAATGCCCTCCATCAAGGCGTGGAGTTGGCCGTCGACGCCGATCTCATCGGCTGGTATGGCACGCTGCGCCCCTTCTTCAACCTCATGCTGCTGGATGCCAAGTTCACCAAGGGGCCGCAACAGGGGAAGACGCCGCAGTATGCGCCCCAGTACACGATGCGCTTCGGCGTGGAGTACGCCTTCAAGGATCGCGTGAAGGCGCGCCTGGGCAGCGCGTTTGTGGACGATCACTTCGGCGATGACGGCAACACCGCCAACCAAACCATTCCCTCGTACAAGGTGTGGGATCTCACCGGCGAGATCCGGCTCTACAAAGAATATGTGAGCCTTGTTGGCGGGATCAACAACCTTTTTGATGAGCGGTACTACGCTCGCGTGACCAGCGGGGGGATTGATCCGGCCTACGAGCGGAACATCTACGGCGGCGTGCGGGTCGGCTTTGCGTTCTAA
- a CDS encoding YezD family protein, translating into MTASPRALSPDVLAQIARAISSIQYGCVQITIHDSHVVQIEKAEKIRLVSPHADLPAGGSHETSSQADRTTGSHGPAFGR; encoded by the coding sequence ATGACCGCCTCGCCTCGCGCGCTCTCGCCCGATGTCTTAGCACAGATTGCGCGGGCCATCAGCAGCATTCAGTATGGCTGTGTCCAAATTACCATTCACGATTCTCATGTGGTGCAAATTGAAAAGGCAGAGAAGATTCGACTCGTCTCGCCGCACGCCGACCTGCCCGCAGGAGGCTCTCATGAGACATCGTCGCAGGCTGACCGGACGACCGGAAGCCATGGACCAGCATTCGGCCGCTGA
- a CDS encoding transcriptional repressor, with product MSQRLEKVEQLLKGHGIRLTAERRLITRRAVKFLHFTAEGLVNDVRRIDASVARGTVYRTLALLHQAGAVEKHDFRYGPPNYEVTFGKAHHDHLMCVRCGEIIEFQEPRIEDLQDAVVKRFKYQLLSHTHKLYGLCQRCQRIAPASLARLHPPHLHVEEVVA from the coding sequence ATGAGCCAACGACTCGAGAAGGTTGAACAGCTGCTGAAGGGCCATGGGATACGGTTGACCGCGGAGCGCCGACTGATCACTCGCCGGGCGGTCAAATTTCTTCATTTTACGGCTGAAGGCCTGGTCAACGATGTGCGCCGCATCGATGCATCCGTGGCGCGAGGGACGGTCTATCGCACCCTGGCCCTGCTGCATCAGGCGGGGGCGGTGGAGAAGCACGATTTCCGCTACGGCCCGCCAAACTACGAAGTCACCTTCGGCAAAGCGCACCATGATCATCTGATGTGCGTGCGGTGCGGGGAAATCATCGAATTCCAGGAGCCGCGGATCGAAGATCTGCAAGACGCGGTGGTCAAGCGGTTCAAGTATCAGCTCTTGTCCCATACGCATAAGCTCTACGGGCTGTGCCAACGCTGCCAGCGGATCGCTCCGGCCTCGTTGGCAAGACTCCATCCGCCGCACTTGCATGTGGAAGAGGTGGTGGCGTAA
- a CDS encoding NifU family protein, protein MKDRVEQVINRIRPAVQMDGGDIQLVDVVDGVVKVRLIGACVGCPSSTMTLKMGIERAIRAEVPEITGVEAIDQ, encoded by the coding sequence ATGAAAGACCGTGTAGAACAGGTGATCAATCGCATTCGTCCGGCCGTCCAGATGGATGGCGGCGACATCCAGCTCGTCGACGTGGTGGACGGCGTGGTCAAGGTCCGCCTCATCGGGGCCTGCGTCGGCTGCCCGTCGTCGACGATGACCTTGAAGATGGGCATCGAGCGCGCGATCCGCGCTGAGGTGCCGGAAATTACGGGGGTGGAAGCGATTGATCAGTGA
- the sucD gene encoding succinate--CoA ligase subunit alpha — protein MSILVGKDTRVVVQGITGQAGAFHTEKMVEYAPGSVVAGVTPKKGGEKIHNVPVFNTVKEAVQATGANTSVIFVPAKFAYDAMVEAIEAGLRLIVIITEGIPTIDMLKIRRRIAGTSIRIIGPNCPGLITPGACKVGIMPGYIHRPGSVAVLSRSGTLTYDAVYQLTQAGLGQSTCIGIGGDPVLGTSFVHLLPLLQQDPQTEAIVMIGEIGGTEEEEAAAYIKAHVTKPVFAFVAGRMAPKEKRMGHAGAIIAGAHGTAVEKMATLRAAGVTIVESPAAIGQAVKDVLSLKPATGSSSRRPG, from the coding sequence ATGAGCATTTTAGTTGGTAAGGATACACGGGTGGTCGTGCAGGGCATCACCGGCCAGGCGGGCGCCTTTCACACCGAGAAAATGGTGGAATACGCGCCAGGCTCCGTCGTGGCCGGGGTCACGCCAAAGAAGGGCGGCGAGAAAATCCACAATGTCCCAGTGTTCAACACGGTCAAGGAAGCCGTGCAAGCTACCGGTGCGAACACCTCGGTCATTTTTGTGCCGGCGAAATTTGCCTATGACGCCATGGTCGAGGCGATCGAAGCCGGGCTTCGACTCATCGTCATTATTACCGAGGGCATTCCGACCATCGACATGCTCAAGATCCGTCGCCGAATAGCGGGAACATCCATTCGCATCATCGGCCCGAATTGCCCAGGGTTGATCACGCCGGGGGCGTGCAAGGTCGGCATCATGCCAGGCTATATCCACCGGCCGGGATCAGTCGCCGTCCTCTCGCGCAGCGGGACGCTGACGTACGATGCGGTCTATCAACTCACACAAGCCGGTTTGGGCCAATCCACCTGCATTGGGATCGGCGGCGATCCGGTGCTAGGTACGAGCTTCGTTCATCTGCTGCCGCTGCTGCAACAGGATCCGCAGACCGAGGCTATCGTCATGATCGGCGAAATCGGTGGCACGGAAGAAGAGGAGGCCGCCGCCTATATCAAAGCCCACGTGACGAAACCGGTCTTTGCATTTGTCGCGGGGCGGATGGCACCGAAAGAAAAGCGGATGGGCCATGCCGGGGCGATCATCGCTGGAGCTCATGGCACCGCGGTGGAGAAGATGGCCACGCTGCGCGCCGCCGGTGTGACCATCGTGGAAAGCCCCGCCGCCATTGGCCAAGCGGTCAAAGATGTGCTAAGCTTAAAACCAGCGACGGGAAGTTCATCAAGGAGACCAGGATGA
- the sucC gene encoding ADP-forming succinate--CoA ligase subunit beta — MKLHEYQAKQLFASAGIPIQRGHVAKTPQEASAAYETLRRELGHPTPCAANIKAQLHAGGRGKAGGVLVAGSAAEAAEKSAGLLGRRLVTKQTGPQGLPVSAVLIDERIEPAKELYLALTIDRFNARPMFLASQRGGVDIEEVAATTPAAILREPVDIIGGVQDPMVDRLAAALGCAGALTESCASVVRGMWNVFLSADTSLIEINPLIITSDQRLLALDAKVTLDDNALFRHPQLAALRDESQEHPLELNAAKIGISYVGLDGNIGCLVNGAGLAMATNDIIKLCGGEPANFLDVGGGANVEQVANAFSIILADPKAKAVLVNIFGGIMRCDWIAQGLLNATEQLDVKVPIVVRLQGTNVEEGRRLLTQAKRLNLISVDELEAAARKVVELAK; from the coding sequence ATGAAGCTCCACGAGTATCAGGCGAAGCAGCTCTTTGCCTCGGCCGGCATTCCCATCCAGCGAGGGCATGTCGCCAAGACCCCTCAAGAAGCCTCCGCCGCGTACGAGACCCTCCGACGAGAGCTTGGCCATCCCACGCCGTGCGCCGCGAACATCAAAGCCCAGCTTCACGCTGGCGGCCGGGGCAAGGCCGGCGGGGTGCTGGTGGCCGGCAGCGCGGCAGAAGCCGCTGAGAAATCCGCCGGCTTGCTGGGGCGGCGGCTCGTGACAAAGCAAACCGGCCCCCAAGGGCTGCCCGTTTCCGCCGTTCTCATTGATGAGCGCATTGAGCCGGCCAAGGAGTTGTACCTGGCCCTGACCATTGACCGCTTCAACGCGCGTCCGATGTTCCTGGCCAGCCAGCGAGGCGGTGTGGATATCGAAGAGGTCGCGGCGACGACGCCTGCGGCGATTCTCCGCGAGCCGGTGGATATCATTGGCGGCGTGCAGGACCCCATGGTCGATCGCCTCGCGGCAGCGTTAGGGTGCGCCGGAGCGCTGACGGAATCCTGTGCGAGCGTGGTCCGCGGCATGTGGAACGTGTTTCTTTCCGCCGACACCTCCTTGATTGAAATCAACCCGCTGATCATTACGAGCGATCAGCGGTTGCTCGCCCTGGATGCCAAAGTCACCCTCGATGATAACGCGCTGTTTCGCCATCCGCAGCTCGCGGCCCTGCGCGATGAAAGCCAAGAGCATCCGCTGGAGCTGAACGCCGCGAAGATCGGCATTTCCTATGTCGGCCTGGACGGAAACATCGGCTGCCTGGTCAACGGGGCCGGATTGGCGATGGCGACGAACGACATCATCAAACTCTGCGGCGGGGAGCCGGCCAATTTTCTCGACGTGGGCGGCGGAGCGAATGTCGAGCAGGTGGCCAACGCCTTTTCGATCATCCTCGCCGATCCGAAGGCGAAAGCCGTGTTGGTGAACATTTTCGGCGGCATCATGCGCTGCGACTGGATCGCGCAAGGGCTGCTCAATGCGACCGAGCAACTCGACGTGAAAGTTCCCATCGTTGTCCGCTTGCAGGGGACGAATGTTGAGGAAGGCCGCCGCCTGCTCACCCAGGCCAAACGGTTGAACCTGATCAGCGTCGATGAGCTCGAAGCCGCCGCCCGCAAAGTCGTGGAACTTGCCAAATAA
- the mdh gene encoding malate dehydrogenase: protein MSLPRVTVIGAGQVGATTAHLLALKGLADITLIDVVDGLAKGKALDMFESAPVEGFSVSIRGTTDLAALAGSRLAIITAGLARKPGMSRDDLLLANANIVGPIAERIAQLAPEAVVIVVTNPLDMMVALAIEKTKFPRERVMGMAGVLDSARLRAFVAERLQVAPRSVEAMVLGSHGDLMVPLPHSIQVDHQPIDSRLPEAELAAMLERTKNGGAEIVNLLKQGSAFYAPASSAVLMAQAILNDTHEVLPACALLHGEYGLRDVCIGVPVQLGAHGIERVVELPLSEAEHAALAASARQVSEGMQALAALQAKPAAPAAAPAPAPTAAPIIAKGLEGVVAGETAISDVDGQRCQLVYRGYNIDELIGKTTYEEVSYLLLFGALPTRSQLADWTKQLDSSRALEPQVLACLQSLPYRADPMGLLRTAVSFLGLDDPEADAESAEVMQRQAVRTIAKMSSLVAAIARIRSGAPLVPPKSGLAHAANFLYMLHGEEPSEPQARALDAYFILLADHSYNASTFAARVIVSTRADYYSAVAGAIGALKGSLHGAANRKAMEMLLEIGGADQVETYVHKTLADHKRFMGFGHRVYKGEDPRAKHLKAFTRPLGQAANELKWYEISERLQEAVFKAKGLYINVDFYSASLLHYLGIPTELFTTMFAVARSAGWSAHIIEQAADNRLIRPLAAYIGPRDLKVTPLAQRK from the coding sequence ATGTCGCTTCCTCGTGTCACCGTGATTGGCGCTGGACAAGTCGGGGCCACCACGGCCCACCTGCTCGCCCTCAAAGGCCTCGCGGATATCACCCTCATTGACGTCGTCGATGGGCTAGCCAAGGGCAAAGCCCTTGACATGTTTGAGTCAGCCCCGGTCGAGGGGTTCTCCGTGTCGATTCGCGGCACGACGGATCTTGCCGCCCTCGCCGGCAGCCGCCTGGCCATCATCACCGCAGGGTTGGCCCGCAAGCCCGGCATGTCGCGGGATGACCTGCTCCTCGCCAACGCCAATATCGTCGGGCCCATCGCGGAGCGCATCGCGCAGCTGGCCCCGGAGGCCGTCGTCATCGTCGTGACGAATCCCCTCGACATGATGGTGGCCCTCGCCATTGAGAAGACGAAGTTTCCCCGCGAGCGCGTCATGGGCATGGCCGGGGTTTTGGATAGCGCGCGCCTGCGGGCGTTTGTCGCGGAGCGGCTGCAAGTCGCTCCGCGCAGTGTCGAAGCGATGGTCCTCGGCTCGCACGGCGATCTCATGGTCCCGCTGCCGCACTCTATTCAGGTGGATCATCAGCCGATTGATTCGCGCCTGCCGGAGGCGGAGCTCGCCGCGATGCTGGAGCGGACGAAAAACGGCGGCGCGGAGATTGTCAATCTGCTCAAGCAGGGCAGCGCCTTTTACGCGCCGGCCAGCAGCGCTGTGCTGATGGCGCAGGCGATCCTGAACGATACGCATGAGGTGCTGCCGGCCTGCGCGCTGCTGCACGGTGAATACGGATTGCGCGATGTGTGCATCGGCGTGCCGGTGCAGCTCGGCGCTCATGGCATTGAGCGCGTCGTCGAGCTGCCGCTCAGCGAGGCCGAGCACGCCGCCCTCGCCGCCTCCGCCCGGCAAGTCAGCGAGGGGATGCAAGCGCTTGCCGCGCTGCAAGCGAAACCGGCGGCTCCCGCGGCCGCGCCCGCGCCCGCGCCGACGGCTGCGCCGATCATCGCCAAAGGCCTTGAAGGCGTCGTCGCCGGCGAGACCGCCATTTCCGATGTCGACGGCCAGCGCTGCCAATTGGTGTACCGCGGCTACAACATCGATGAGTTGATCGGCAAGACCACATACGAAGAGGTCAGCTATTTGCTCCTCTTTGGCGCCTTGCCGACACGCAGCCAGCTGGCCGATTGGACCAAGCAGCTTGACTCTTCGCGCGCTCTGGAGCCGCAAGTCCTGGCGTGCCTGCAGAGCCTGCCGTACCGGGCCGACCCCATGGGGCTGCTGCGCACGGCGGTCTCATTCCTCGGGCTCGATGATCCGGAAGCCGATGCCGAGTCCGCGGAGGTGATGCAGCGCCAGGCCGTCCGCACGATCGCCAAGATGTCGAGCCTCGTCGCCGCCATCGCCCGCATCCGCAGCGGCGCTCCCCTCGTGCCCCCAAAATCCGGCCTGGCTCATGCGGCCAACTTCCTCTATATGCTGCACGGCGAAGAGCCGAGCGAGCCGCAAGCCCGAGCGCTCGATGCCTATTTCATCCTCTTGGCCGACCACAGCTACAATGCCTCCACCTTTGCCGCGCGCGTCATCGTCTCCACGCGCGCCGACTACTATTCCGCCGTCGCCGGCGCGATCGGGGCGCTGAAGGGCTCGCTGCATGGCGCGGCGAACCGCAAGGCGATGGAGATGCTGCTGGAAATCGGCGGCGCGGATCAGGTGGAAACGTACGTGCACAAAACGCTGGCGGATCACAAGCGCTTCATGGGCTTCGGCCACCGCGTCTACAAGGGGGAAGACCCCCGCGCCAAGCACTTGAAAGCGTTCACCAGGCCGCTGGGCCAGGCCGCCAACGAGTTGAAGTGGTATGAGATTTCCGAGCGGCTGCAGGAAGCGGTCTTCAAGGCCAAGGGGCTCTATATCAACGTGGATTTTTATTCCGCCTCGCTGCTGCACTACCTGGGCATTCCCACCGAGCTGTTTACGACCATGTTTGCGGTCGCGCGGAGTGCTGGGTGGTCCGCGCACATCATTGAGCAGGCCGCCGACAACCGCCTCATCCGCCCGCTCGCCGCCTACATCGGCCCCCGCGATTTGAAAGTGACACCCCTCGCTCAACGCAAATGA
- a CDS encoding TetR/AcrR family transcriptional regulator: MAKAALTDSPTKDRLLEAAEKLMLAQGYAATTVDEICEAAKLTKGSFFHYFESKEHLGRELLERFCRHAGEQMRSAVGGVDVDPLRRVYAFIDFGIKMAAQCGTEQGCLLGTFAQELSETNPAMRDQCAKAFARWAQWLKQDLDAAKAKHAPKAAIDTQSLADHFIAIMEGAKILAKAKRDPSIEEQSLGHLRRYVQSLFERTPR, translated from the coding sequence ATGGCTAAAGCCGCGCTGACTGATTCGCCGACCAAGGATCGCCTCCTCGAGGCCGCCGAGAAGCTGATGCTCGCCCAAGGCTATGCCGCCACGACCGTGGATGAAATCTGCGAAGCCGCCAAACTGACGAAGGGCAGCTTCTTCCACTATTTTGAGAGCAAGGAGCATCTTGGCAGGGAATTGCTCGAGCGGTTCTGCCGTCATGCCGGCGAACAGATGCGCTCGGCGGTTGGCGGGGTTGACGTCGATCCGCTGCGGCGCGTGTACGCCTTCATTGATTTCGGCATCAAGATGGCCGCACAGTGCGGGACAGAGCAAGGGTGTTTGTTGGGCACGTTTGCGCAGGAGCTCTCGGAAACGAACCCGGCCATGCGGGATCAGTGCGCGAAAGCGTTTGCGCGCTGGGCGCAGTGGCTCAAGCAGGATTTGGATGCGGCCAAGGCGAAGCACGCCCCGAAAGCGGCCATTGATACGCAAAGCCTGGCCGACCACTTTATTGCCATTATGGAAGGGGCGAAGATCTTGGCGAAGGCCAAGCGCGATCCGTCTATTGAAGAGCAGAGCTTGGGCCACCTTCGGCGGTATGTGCAGTCGTTGTTTGAGAGGACGCCGCGATAA
- the cydB gene encoding cytochrome d ubiquinol oxidase subunit II, translated as MPFSFDLPTLWFWLVGALLTGYAMLDGFDLGVGSLHLFSKTDEERRLMLNAIGPVWDGNEVWLVTGGGALFAAFPMVYATVFSGFYTALMLLLAALIFRAVAIEFRSKQPMRWWRAMWDMSFSASSILCSLLIGIALGNIARGVPLTAEHEFAGSFLGLLNPYALLVGITTLALFQMHGAIYLVMKTEGKLQRRAKSWVQRAMIFFIICYAATTMATLVYMPHMPVNIREHPWLFALPVLNMLAIANIPREIYFGREFRAFLSSCAAIAALLALFGVGIYPNIVLSNPLPEHSLTIYNAASSPKTLRIMLAIALLGMPMVLAYTVSIYWIFRGKVRLEPTSY; from the coding sequence ATGCCTTTTAGTTTCGATCTTCCCACCCTCTGGTTCTGGCTCGTCGGCGCGTTGCTGACCGGCTATGCCATGCTGGATGGCTTTGATTTGGGGGTCGGGTCGCTGCATCTGTTCAGCAAGACCGATGAGGAGCGGCGGCTCATGCTCAATGCCATCGGCCCGGTCTGGGACGGCAATGAAGTGTGGCTCGTGACCGGGGGCGGTGCGCTCTTCGCTGCCTTTCCCATGGTGTACGCGACGGTCTTCTCAGGATTTTACACGGCGCTCATGCTGCTGCTCGCCGCGCTGATCTTCCGCGCGGTGGCGATTGAGTTTCGCAGCAAGCAGCCCATGCGATGGTGGCGCGCGATGTGGGATATGAGTTTTAGCGCAAGCAGCATCCTGTGCAGCCTGCTCATTGGGATCGCCTTGGGGAATATCGCGCGCGGTGTGCCGCTGACCGCCGAGCATGAATTCGCCGGCTCATTTCTCGGCTTGCTCAATCCGTACGCGCTGCTGGTTGGTATCACGACCCTCGCACTTTTTCAGATGCACGGCGCCATTTATCTCGTCATGAAAACCGAAGGCAAACTGCAGCGCCGGGCCAAAAGCTGGGTGCAGCGCGCGATGATTTTCTTCATCATCTGCTATGCCGCCACGACCATGGCCACACTGGTCTACATGCCGCATATGCCGGTGAACATCCGGGAACACCCCTGGCTGTTTGCGCTGCCGGTATTGAATATGCTCGCGATCGCCAATATCCCCAGGGAAATCTATTTCGGCAGGGAGTTCCGAGCGTTTCTGTCTTCCTGTGCCGCCATCGCCGCGCTGCTGGCCCTCTTCGGGGTCGGGATCTATCCGAATATCGTGCTCTCCAACCCGTTGCCTGAGCACAGCCTCACGATTTATAATGCCGCCTCCTCGCCGAAGACGTTGCGCATCATGCTGGCCATCGCGCTGCTGGGCATGCCGATGGTGCTGGCGTATACGGTGAGCATTTACTGGATCTTCCGGGGCAAGGTGCGATTGGAACCGACCAGCTATTGA
- a CDS encoding cytochrome ubiquinol oxidase subunit I, whose protein sequence is MDVVWLSRLQFALTIGFHYLYPPLSIGLGVILVIMEGLWLKTRKPLYHQMAKFWVNIFALTFAMGVATGIVMEFEFGTNWATYSRYVGDVFGSALAAEGIFAFFLESGFLAVLIFGWNRVSPRMHFFSTVMVALGSMFSAVWIVVANSWMQTPAGFHIVDHGGMARAEITDFWAMVFNPSSMQRLAHVLMGAWQAGAFLVLSVSAYYLLKRRHLAFAKSSMRIGLTAALVASILQVLTGHASGVVVARHQPLKLAAFEGHYSASAPAPLHLIGWVDETQRRVHGIAVPGLLSWLVSGDPTHPLTGLESAPPGDWPPVNVTFQAFHGMVIIGGALLGLSVLGWWHLWRGSLFDRRWLLWCFVFSVLGPQIANQLGWAAAEIGRQPWIVYGLMRTSEGVSKVVSASAVLSSLIMFTVIYVLLFALFIFLLDQKIRRGPAEDEASGVYTRHAF, encoded by the coding sequence ATGGATGTCGTGTGGCTGTCCAGGCTGCAGTTTGCGCTGACGATCGGCTTCCACTATCTCTACCCGCCGCTCTCCATCGGCCTCGGCGTCATCCTCGTGATCATGGAAGGGTTGTGGCTGAAAACGCGCAAGCCGCTCTATCATCAGATGGCCAAGTTTTGGGTGAATATTTTTGCGCTGACCTTTGCCATGGGGGTGGCGACGGGCATCGTGATGGAGTTTGAGTTCGGCACCAATTGGGCGACGTATTCGCGCTACGTAGGCGATGTGTTTGGCAGTGCGCTGGCGGCCGAGGGGATTTTCGCCTTTTTTCTCGAGTCAGGGTTTCTCGCGGTGCTGATCTTCGGGTGGAATCGCGTCAGCCCCCGGATGCATTTTTTCTCCACCGTCATGGTCGCCCTCGGCTCGATGTTCAGCGCGGTGTGGATCGTCGTCGCCAACTCCTGGATGCAAACCCCAGCGGGATTTCATATTGTGGACCATGGTGGAATGGCCCGAGCAGAGATCACTGATTTTTGGGCGATGGTGTTTAATCCTTCATCGATGCAGCGCCTGGCTCACGTGCTGATGGGGGCGTGGCAGGCCGGGGCGTTTCTCGTGCTGAGTGTCAGCGCGTATTATTTGTTGAAGCGCCGACATCTGGCCTTCGCCAAATCCTCAATGCGCATCGGGTTGACCGCGGCACTCGTCGCTTCCATCTTGCAGGTGCTGACCGGGCATGCGAGCGGTGTGGTGGTGGCTCGCCATCAACCGCTGAAGTTGGCGGCGTTTGAGGGCCATTATTCAGCCTCAGCGCCGGCTCCGCTGCACTTGATCGGCTGGGTGGATGAAACGCAGCGGCGCGTGCACGGCATAGCGGTGCCGGGGTTGTTGAGCTGGCTCGTCTCCGGGGATCCGACGCATCCTCTCACCGGTCTGGAGTCCGCGCCGCCTGGCGACTGGCCGCCGGTGAATGTCACCTTTCAAGCGTTTCACGGGATGGTGATCATTGGGGGCGCCTTGTTGGGCTTGAGCGTCTTAGGATGGTGGCATCTGTGGCGCGGCAGCCTGTTCGATCGACGCTGGCTCTTATGGTGCTTTGTCTTCTCGGTGCTCGGGCCGCAGATCGCCAATCAGCTCGGCTGGGCCGCGGCGGAAATCGGCCGGCAGCCGTGGATCGTCTATGGACTGATGCGCACGAGCGAGGGGGTTTCGAAAGTCGTGAGCGCCTCGGCGGTATTGTCGTCGCTGATCATGTTTACCGTGATCTACGTCCTGCTCTTCGCGCTGTTTATTTTTCTCTTGGATCAGAAAATCCGCCGGGGACCGGCGGAAGACGAAGCCTCCGGCGTCTACACCCGCCATGCCTTTTAG